From the Daucus carota subsp. sativus chromosome 8, DH1 v3.0, whole genome shotgun sequence genome, one window contains:
- the LOC108200077 gene encoding uncharacterized protein LOC108200077 isoform X1 — MERIPAACAMEWSIELEKSLRSTTDKSLKTIKQLESKLNWWNSEPRLTAAEYNFFNLLPGEDNLYANAILFRLIDAFSRRDKHFKLCIAKVFMSEFKHRKKRGSADGVLSRNRFVNYLELFRRVKLVFEIGDVEVRSLCLSLFGCWANFAHDNAEIRYIILSSLVSGDVLEVKAALFAAGCFCELSEDFACVVLEMVANMVSSCHVAEDVKIAGVRCLAKVGYSYTLAIKAYETGLKLLSDSSEGDLSVAMLISLSRIAVKSRLLTSTQVKVLFSFLSQDRTFALQATSLKCLRYIVARGSHNFQASIDVVRMLLCRLSESTIPSALQCDALQILHKIILLNVFSFSYHDMLELLSELLVVVENDIQSSTFLNSVLYVLVDIYCKFVERADSKVNGEKLHHLERADPKVNGEELHRLERAGSKVNGEEPHHLASRMISSIVYRIFLVKEVSEVKSLLNLLIHLVQTPMVLAGLVLEKIIDSVKLMSKGKRTLSSHGTEYGEKLMLYICEVLIYCLDKVDKTGVLTTEVHAPMKLLVEDAHRYNSFDCNTRIVSSVLYMSYIAHSCLLNNIKETDNFNKTGASDQSDFVQLAISTLKCSSELLTRKDNWLAYKAGKSAACHGTWFVAAFIFRKLIKLAQSHSCVSWLNLLADFTHSEMQLQFLLFPKQCSDLWTYLESHGISTSTLGSANHHDIIVNACKILHSSEEVLNLTSRSAICFSFQHWFISLRLCILENVVDMFRLLDSISDAKDHNNQHTKEIHLVENSQCSQTLNSLVHPLTQISLNFKKLAQELDLIAISFFGMDNKSVLIISALALSCSLLAFSVGFVLCIPSMQAMNCFTHFGSAKCKDSLYPMLILDLLNRLWHVDREISSKLVLLFDGCGPPRSSHTPQPKNHIWDTGYKTRNLVTLCSFAVGQAVGLQNDVNRLHNNTILPQQAIDGFHLLLNITKEWMQIPFLTPSYFFHIRSPVSSQLFTSNIDARHGDGLSICKGSHLSLNLCLQLRNMPQDLSSRLPKLYCVLSTNASLQVPCPIKGEAKPKLGFQDWRTDDLIDMNKKLYQYVIGHKSKTTLHGSDDSDDCQNREVLMCFETNMKGQGFSTCLLDVSDFPVGSYRIKWHSCGIDSQGSYWSLLPSNSGPIFTVH, encoded by the exons ATGGAACGAATTCCAGCAGCATGTGCAATGGAATGGAGCATCGAGCTCGAGAAATCACTCCGCTCAACAACTGACAAATCTCTCAAAACTATTAAACAACTCGAGTCAAAACTCAATTGGTGGAACAGTGAACCCAGGTTAACAGCCGCAGAGTACAATTTCTTTAACCTCCTCCCCGGAGAAGATAATCTCTACGCTAATGCGATACTTTTTCGGCTTATTGATGCGTTTAGTAGGCGCGATAAGCATTTCAAATTGTGTATTGCGAAAGTTTTTATGTCGGAGTTTAAGCATCGGAAGAAGAGGGGGAGTGCGGATGGGGTTTTGTCGAGAAATCGGTTTGTTAATTATTTGGAATTGTTTAGGAGAGTTAAGTTGGTTTTCGAGATTGGGGATGTTGAAGTTAGGTCATTGTGTTTGAGTTTGTTTGGGTGTTGGGCGAATTTTGCACACGATAATGCGGAAATTAGGTATATAATTCTGTCCAGCTTGGTTTCGGGTGATGTTTTGGAGGTTAAGGCCGCTTTGTTTGCTGCTGGATGCTTTTGTGAATTGTCGGAAGACTTTGCCTGTGTTGTTTTGGAGATGGTGGCTAATATGGTTTCATCGTGTCATGTAGCGGAGGATGTGAAGATTGCGGGAGTGCGGTGTTTAGCTAAAGTCGGGTACTCATATACACTCGCAATTAAAGCTTATGAG ACAGGTCTAAAGTTGCTCTCAGATTCCTCTGAAGGGGACCTCTCTGTTGCCATGCTAATCTCACTTTCGAGGATTGCTGTCAAATCAAGGCTATTAACTTCTACACAG GTGAAAGTGCTCTTTTCATTTTTAAGCCAAGATAGAACATTCGCTTTACAAGCAACATCATTAAAATGTCTGCGGTACATTGTAGCAAGAGGTTCACATAATTTTCAAGCAAGTATAGATGTAGTCAGGATGCTATTATGCAGGCTGAGTGAATCTACAATTCCATCAGCCTTGCAATGTGATGCTCTTCAGATTTTGCACAAG ATCATTTTACTAAATGTTTTCAGTTTTTCCTACCATGACATGCTTGAACTGCTTTCTGAGTTGTTGGTGGTCGTTGAGAATGATATTCAATCCTCCACATTTCTGAACAGCGTCTTGTATGTTCTAGTAGATATATATTGCAAGTTCGTGGAAAGAGCAGATTCAAAGGTAAATGGAGAAAAGCTGCATCATCTGGAAAGAGCGGATCCAAAGGTAAATGGAGAAGAGCTGCATCGTCTGGAAAGAGCAGGTTCAAAGGTAAATGGAGAAGAGCCGCATCATCTGGCATCACGGATGATCTCTTCCATCGTTTATAGAATCTTCTTGGTAAAGGAAGTATCAGAAGTAAAAAGTTTGCTAAACCTCCTAATTCACCTAGTTCAAACACCTATGGTTCTTGCTGGTCTGGTGCTGGAAAAGATTATTGATTCTGTTAAATTGATGAGCAAAGGGAAAAGAACTTTGTCAAGTCATGGGACTGAATATGGAGAAAAGCTTATGTTATATATTTGCGAAGTTTTAATTTACTGCCTTGATAAAGTGGACAAAACTGGCGTCTTGACTACTGAAGTCCATGCCCCAATGAAGCTtctagtggaagatgcacataGGTACAACTCATTTGACTGTAATACCCGCATAGTCTCTTCCGTCTTGTATATGTCTTATATTGCACATAGTTGCTTGTTGaacaatatcaaagaaactgacAATTTTAATAAGACGGGGGCATCTGATCAGAGCGACTTTGTTCAGCTTGCAATTTCAACCCTTAAGTGCTCCAGTGAACTTTTGACAAGGAAGGATAACTGGTTGGCTTACAAAGCTGGAAAATCTGCTGCATGTCATGGAACCTGGTTTGTAGCTGCTTTTATATTCCGCAAACTAATAAAATTGGCTCAATCTCATTCTTGTGTCTCATGGTTGAACTTGTTGGCGGATTTCACTCATTCTGAGATGCAACTCCAGTTTCTTCTTTTCCCAAAACAATGCTCTGACTTGTGGACCTATTTAGAGAGTCATGGGATCTCTACTTCCACTCTGGGCTCAGCTAACCATCATGATATTATTGTTAATGCCTGTAAGATCCTTCACTCTTCAGAGGAAGTGCTAAATTTAACCAGCAGATCTGCTATTTGTTTTAGCTTCCAACATTGGTTCATATCCCTGAGATTATGTATTCTGGAAAATGTTGTTGATATGTTTAGACTTTTGGATTCCATCAGTGATGCCAAAGACCATAACAACCAACATACAAAAGAAATTCATTTGGTCGAAAATTCACAATGCTCTCAAACTTTGAACTCCTTGGTGCATCCTCTCACTCAGATATCATTAAATTTCAAGAAGCTAGCACAAGAACTTGACTTGATTGCCATATCATTTTTTGGTATGGATAACAAAAGTGTACTGATTATTTCAGCATTAGCATTGAGTTGTTCATTGTTGGCATTTAGTGTTGGATTTGTTCTTTGTATTCCCAGTATGCAAGCTATGAACTGTTTTACACATTTCGGTTCAGCAAAGTGCAAGGACAGTTTATATCCGATGCTTATACTAGATCTTTTAAACCGCTTGTGGCATGTAGATCGTGAAATCAGTTCCAAGCTCGTGTTGCTTTTTGATGGGTGTGGACCGCCTAGGAGCTCTCATACCCCGCAACCCAAAAATCATATATGGGACACTGGTTATAAAACAAGAAATTTAGTTACACTATGTAGTTTTGCTGTTGGACAAGCTGTTGGCTTGCAAAATGATGTAAACAGACTACATAACAATACTATCTTACCGCAACAGGCTATTGATGGCTTCCATCTTCTGTTGAACATTACCAAGGAATGGATGCAAATTCCCTTTCTGACTCCCAGTTACTTCTTTCACATAAG GTCTCCTGTATCTTCTCAGCTATTTACTTCAAATATAGATGCAAGACATGGAGATGGATTATCTATTTGTAAAGGGTCTCATCTTTCGTTGAATCTTTGCCTTCAGTTGAGAAACATGCCACAAGATCTGTCATCACGGCTGCCCAAGCTGTACTGTGTCCTCTCTACTAATGCATCTTTGCAGGTACCCTGTCCTATTAAAGGAGAAGCTAAACCAAAATTAGGTTTTCAAGATTGGAGAACTGATGATTTAATAGATATGAACAAGAAACTATATCAATACGTGATAGGGCACAAGAGCAAGACAACTCTGCATGGTAGTGATGATTCTGATGATTGCCAAAATCGGGAGGTGTTGATGTGTTTTGAAACTAACATGAAAGGTCAAGGGTT
- the LOC108200077 gene encoding uncharacterized protein LOC108200077 isoform X2, with translation MRKLAEDVKIAGVRCLAKVGYSYTLAIKAYETGLKLLSDSSEGDLSVAMLISLSRIAVKSRLLTSTQVKVLFSFLSQDRTFALQATSLKCLRYIVARGSHNFQASIDVVRMLLCRLSESTIPSALQCDALQILHKIILLNVFSFSYHDMLELLSELLVVVENDIQSSTFLNSVLYVLVDIYCKFVERADSKVNGEKLHHLERADPKVNGEELHRLERAGSKVNGEEPHHLASRMISSIVYRIFLVKEVSEVKSLLNLLIHLVQTPMVLAGLVLEKIIDSVKLMSKGKRTLSSHGTEYGEKLMLYICEVLIYCLDKVDKTGVLTTEVHAPMKLLVEDAHRYNSFDCNTRIVSSVLYMSYIAHSCLLNNIKETDNFNKTGASDQSDFVQLAISTLKCSSELLTRKDNWLAYKAGKSAACHGTWFVAAFIFRKLIKLAQSHSCVSWLNLLADFTHSEMQLQFLLFPKQCSDLWTYLESHGISTSTLGSANHHDIIVNACKILHSSEEVLNLTSRSAICFSFQHWFISLRLCILENVVDMFRLLDSISDAKDHNNQHTKEIHLVENSQCSQTLNSLVHPLTQISLNFKKLAQELDLIAISFFGMDNKSVLIISALALSCSLLAFSVGFVLCIPSMQAMNCFTHFGSAKCKDSLYPMLILDLLNRLWHVDREISSKLVLLFDGCGPPRSSHTPQPKNHIWDTGYKTRNLVTLCSFAVGQAVGLQNDVNRLHNNTILPQQAIDGFHLLLNITKEWMQIPFLTPSYFFHIRSPVSSQLFTSNIDARHGDGLSICKGSHLSLNLCLQLRNMPQDLSSRLPKLYCVLSTNASLQVPCPIKGEAKPKLGFQDWRTDDLIDMNKKLYQYVIGHKSKTTLHGSDDSDDCQNREVLMCFETNMKGQGFSTCLLDVSDFPVGSYRIKWHSCGIDSQGSYWSLLPSNSGPIFTVH, from the exons ATGCGGAAATTAG CGGAGGATGTGAAGATTGCGGGAGTGCGGTGTTTAGCTAAAGTCGGGTACTCATATACACTCGCAATTAAAGCTTATGAG ACAGGTCTAAAGTTGCTCTCAGATTCCTCTGAAGGGGACCTCTCTGTTGCCATGCTAATCTCACTTTCGAGGATTGCTGTCAAATCAAGGCTATTAACTTCTACACAG GTGAAAGTGCTCTTTTCATTTTTAAGCCAAGATAGAACATTCGCTTTACAAGCAACATCATTAAAATGTCTGCGGTACATTGTAGCAAGAGGTTCACATAATTTTCAAGCAAGTATAGATGTAGTCAGGATGCTATTATGCAGGCTGAGTGAATCTACAATTCCATCAGCCTTGCAATGTGATGCTCTTCAGATTTTGCACAAG ATCATTTTACTAAATGTTTTCAGTTTTTCCTACCATGACATGCTTGAACTGCTTTCTGAGTTGTTGGTGGTCGTTGAGAATGATATTCAATCCTCCACATTTCTGAACAGCGTCTTGTATGTTCTAGTAGATATATATTGCAAGTTCGTGGAAAGAGCAGATTCAAAGGTAAATGGAGAAAAGCTGCATCATCTGGAAAGAGCGGATCCAAAGGTAAATGGAGAAGAGCTGCATCGTCTGGAAAGAGCAGGTTCAAAGGTAAATGGAGAAGAGCCGCATCATCTGGCATCACGGATGATCTCTTCCATCGTTTATAGAATCTTCTTGGTAAAGGAAGTATCAGAAGTAAAAAGTTTGCTAAACCTCCTAATTCACCTAGTTCAAACACCTATGGTTCTTGCTGGTCTGGTGCTGGAAAAGATTATTGATTCTGTTAAATTGATGAGCAAAGGGAAAAGAACTTTGTCAAGTCATGGGACTGAATATGGAGAAAAGCTTATGTTATATATTTGCGAAGTTTTAATTTACTGCCTTGATAAAGTGGACAAAACTGGCGTCTTGACTACTGAAGTCCATGCCCCAATGAAGCTtctagtggaagatgcacataGGTACAACTCATTTGACTGTAATACCCGCATAGTCTCTTCCGTCTTGTATATGTCTTATATTGCACATAGTTGCTTGTTGaacaatatcaaagaaactgacAATTTTAATAAGACGGGGGCATCTGATCAGAGCGACTTTGTTCAGCTTGCAATTTCAACCCTTAAGTGCTCCAGTGAACTTTTGACAAGGAAGGATAACTGGTTGGCTTACAAAGCTGGAAAATCTGCTGCATGTCATGGAACCTGGTTTGTAGCTGCTTTTATATTCCGCAAACTAATAAAATTGGCTCAATCTCATTCTTGTGTCTCATGGTTGAACTTGTTGGCGGATTTCACTCATTCTGAGATGCAACTCCAGTTTCTTCTTTTCCCAAAACAATGCTCTGACTTGTGGACCTATTTAGAGAGTCATGGGATCTCTACTTCCACTCTGGGCTCAGCTAACCATCATGATATTATTGTTAATGCCTGTAAGATCCTTCACTCTTCAGAGGAAGTGCTAAATTTAACCAGCAGATCTGCTATTTGTTTTAGCTTCCAACATTGGTTCATATCCCTGAGATTATGTATTCTGGAAAATGTTGTTGATATGTTTAGACTTTTGGATTCCATCAGTGATGCCAAAGACCATAACAACCAACATACAAAAGAAATTCATTTGGTCGAAAATTCACAATGCTCTCAAACTTTGAACTCCTTGGTGCATCCTCTCACTCAGATATCATTAAATTTCAAGAAGCTAGCACAAGAACTTGACTTGATTGCCATATCATTTTTTGGTATGGATAACAAAAGTGTACTGATTATTTCAGCATTAGCATTGAGTTGTTCATTGTTGGCATTTAGTGTTGGATTTGTTCTTTGTATTCCCAGTATGCAAGCTATGAACTGTTTTACACATTTCGGTTCAGCAAAGTGCAAGGACAGTTTATATCCGATGCTTATACTAGATCTTTTAAACCGCTTGTGGCATGTAGATCGTGAAATCAGTTCCAAGCTCGTGTTGCTTTTTGATGGGTGTGGACCGCCTAGGAGCTCTCATACCCCGCAACCCAAAAATCATATATGGGACACTGGTTATAAAACAAGAAATTTAGTTACACTATGTAGTTTTGCTGTTGGACAAGCTGTTGGCTTGCAAAATGATGTAAACAGACTACATAACAATACTATCTTACCGCAACAGGCTATTGATGGCTTCCATCTTCTGTTGAACATTACCAAGGAATGGATGCAAATTCCCTTTCTGACTCCCAGTTACTTCTTTCACATAAG GTCTCCTGTATCTTCTCAGCTATTTACTTCAAATATAGATGCAAGACATGGAGATGGATTATCTATTTGTAAAGGGTCTCATCTTTCGTTGAATCTTTGCCTTCAGTTGAGAAACATGCCACAAGATCTGTCATCACGGCTGCCCAAGCTGTACTGTGTCCTCTCTACTAATGCATCTTTGCAGGTACCCTGTCCTATTAAAGGAGAAGCTAAACCAAAATTAGGTTTTCAAGATTGGAGAACTGATGATTTAATAGATATGAACAAGAAACTATATCAATACGTGATAGGGCACAAGAGCAAGACAACTCTGCATGGTAGTGATGATTCTGATGATTGCCAAAATCGGGAGGTGTTGATGTGTTTTGAAACTAACATGAAAGGTCAAGGGTT